A window of Rhododendron vialii isolate Sample 1 chromosome 11a, ASM3025357v1 contains these coding sequences:
- the LOC131307686 gene encoding origin of replication complex subunit 4 isoform X1: protein MGREDLAREALILLRNRLCNPRFVFSPFAHSPDSNYSKLKFIVSSSVTEASNNSVLLLGPRGCGKNAVLELVIEEVLKEYPGTISVIKLNGLLHSDDNCALKEIARQLCMEHQLLFSKMASFDDNTQFMISMLKECGLTHKTVIFVLDEFDLFAQGKQRLLYSLLDAMQSLTSQAVVIGVSSRLDADQLLEKRVRSRFSHRKLLFLPPSKEDLQRLLKHILELPIESSLPHDYVSEFNSSVLNILADERFKQLIDTLTTSDSTCNHLLKFLFSAVRHMNVETGLLSIDNFKAALASIQRQPKLECLNDCSILELYILVCMRRLEVKEQDSYNFNSVMKEYKSIHDSFQTSDYYSRNVCLRAFEHLLARELISFMDHRGHNQSIEFRPVKLLISYHELYQGLKSYRSCPAILQKLIDREG, encoded by the exons ATGGGACGGGAAGACCTAGCAAGGGAAGCCCTAATCCTCCTTCGAAACAGACTCTGCAACCCTAGATTCGTCTTCTCTCCTTTCGCCCACTCTCCCGACAGCAACTACAG CAAGTTGAAGTTCATCGTATCGAGCTCGGTCACTGAGGCATCTAACAACTCTGTTCTGCTCCTCGGTCCACGAGGTTGCGGTAAAAATGCG GTGTTAGAGCTTGTCATTGAAGAGGTATTGAAAGAATATCCCGGCACGATATCAGTG ATAAAGCTGAATGGGCTTTTACACAGTGACGACAATTGTGCACTCAAG GAAATTGCTCGACAATTATGCATGGAACATCAACTGTTATTCTCAAAAATG GCATCCTTTGATGATAACACCCAGTTCATGATATCAATGTTAAA GGAATGTGGATTAACACACAAAACAGTCATTTTCGTACTGGATGAATTTGACCTCTTTGCCCAG GGTAAACAACGACTACTTTATAGTTTGCTCGACGCAATGCAATCTCTAACTTCACAAGCTGTTGTAATTGGTGTGAGTTCCCGACTG GATGCTGATCAGCTCTTGGAAAAAAGAGTGAGATCTCGTTTCTCACATAGGAAACTCCTGTTTCTTCCTCCATCGAAGGAAGATTTGCAGAG ACTTCTAAAGCACATTTTGGAGTTACCAATAGAGTCAAGCCTTCCGCATGACTATGTTTCTGAATTCAACTCAAGCGTTCTT AACATACTAGCCGATGAGAGATTCAAACAACTTATTGATACATTAACAACTTCTGATTCCACATGCAACCATCTTTTGAAGTTTCT GTTTTCTGCTGTTCGTCATATGAATGTGGAAACTGGGTTGTTGTCTATTGACAACTTTAAAGCTGCACTTGCTAGCATCCAAAGGCAGCCAAAGCTGGAATGTTTAAATG ATTGCTCCATTCTTGAGCTCTATATACTAGTTTGCATGAGGAGGTTAGAAGTAAAAGAGCAAGACTCGTACAACTTCAATTCTGTAATGAAAG AGTACAAAAGTATACATGATTCATTCCAGACATCGGATTACTATTCTCGGAATGTATGCTTACGG GCATTTGAGCACCTTCTTGCACGTGAATTGATCTCCTTTATGGATCATAGAGGGCACAATCAGTCTATTGAATTTCGCCCGGTGAAGCTTCTAATCTCCTACCACGAACTATATCAAGGGTTAAAATCGTATCGCTCTTGTCCC GCAATTCTTCAGAAACTAATCGATCGTGAAGGTTGA
- the LOC131306915 gene encoding uncharacterized protein LOC131306915: MVRSDLLKELETHLHLYEQVVGGIQRAKELLHILSCYESPAPQEHWMTMPDMGHIIASAYNCVLVHLSNVQCLTFLPLQSKPLPSMKRKVIAIGFVDGGHFVQVFLKKGSPMPPIACNWKRHRLSIAKNWDAAHVAAIQKFNEIIGVDVATKEVIHVN, translated from the exons ATGGTAAGAAGTGATTTGCTGAAAGAGTTGGAAACACATTTACACCTTTACGAACAAGTGGTAGGGGGGATCCAGAGGGCTAAGGAATTACTTCACATCTTGTCATGCTATGAAAGTCCGGCGCCACAGGAACATTGGATGACAATGCCAGACATGGGTCACATCATAGCATCCGCTTATAATTGTGTCCTTGTCCATTTATCAAATGTTCAATGTCTTACATTCCTCCCCCTCCAATCGAAGCCTTTACCCTCCATGAAACGAAAGGTTATTGCTATCGGGTTTGTTGACGGCGGACACTTTGTACAG GTATTCCTAAAAAAAGGTTCCCCTATGCCGCCAATAGCTTGCAATTGGAAAAGACATCGTCTTTCTATCGCTAAAAATTGGGATGCAGCACATGTTGCGGCCATTCAGAAGTTCAACGAGATCatcggcgttgacgtagcaacAAAGGAGGTCATCCATGTCAATTAG
- the LOC131308080 gene encoding protein FAR1-RELATED SEQUENCE 5-like → MRFSCERSGKYMPFVKKVDGKEVAVKKRVRSTGTKKCECPFELKAVKGNDGWTVSVHDGTHNHPPAVYLEGHSYAGRLSAEQTSTVVDLSVALVKPREILTHLKVQDPENVTSIKTVYNVRQKYRVIEKAGKSQMQHLLDRLEKYHYVHWTRGNKTQNVTELFWSPPSAGEMLRAFPHVLMMDCTYKTNKYKFPLLQIIGVTSTEMTFCAAFAFMECEKTENYTWVLEKLKGMMDPNALPSIIVTDRELALMNAITNVFPHATNLLCRWHIGKNVLAKCRKMFDDKMWEEFICSWGLVVLSSSVA, encoded by the coding sequence ATGAGGTTTTCATGTGAAAGGAGTGGTAAGTATATGCCGTTTGTAAAGAAAGTTGATGGGAAGGAGGTAGCTGTAAAGAAGAGAGTGCGGTCCACGGGCACCAAAAAATGTGAATgcccatttgaattgaaagctgTAAAGGGCAATGATGGTTGGACTGTCTCTGTCCATGATGGCACCCACAACCATCCTCCAGCGGTGTACTTGGAGGGTCATTCGTATGCCGGGAGGTTGTCGGCAGAGCAGACTAGCACGGTGGTTGATTTGTCAGTTGCTTTGGTGAAACCCAGAGAAATCCTAACCCATTTGAAGGTTCAAGATCCTGAGAACGTAACGTCTATCAAAACCGTGTACAATGTACGACAAAAGTATCGAGTGATAGAGAAAGCTGGAAAATCTCAAATGCAACATTTGTTGGATCGGCTAGAAAAGTACCACTACGTTCATTGGACCCGTGGGAACAAGACTCAGAATGTCACGGAGTTGTTTTGGTCTCCCCCATCTGCCGGGGAGATGTTACGTGCTTTTCCCCACGTGTTAATGATGGATTGCACATACAAGACGAATAAGTACAAGTTTCCTTTGCTTCAAATTATTGGTGTAACATCAACGGAGATGACTTTTTGTGCAGCGTTTGCTTTCATGGAGTGTGAAAAAACGGAAAACTACACTTGGGTCTTGGAGAAGCTAAAAGGCATGATGGATCCCAACGCGCTTCCGTCCATTATTGTCACGGATAGGGAGTTGGCGCTTATGAATGCCATCACAAATGTTTTCCCTCATGCTACCAACCTCCTATGTAGGTGGCATATTGGCAAAAACGTATTAGCCAAGTGTAGAAAGATGTTTGATGACAAGATGTGGGAGGAGTTTATTTGCAGTTGGGGCCTAGTCGTCCTTTCATCGAGTGTTGCATAA
- the LOC131307686 gene encoding origin of replication complex subunit 4 isoform X2: MGREDLAREALILLRNRLCNPRFVFSPFAHSPDSNYSKLKFIVSSSVTEASNNSVLLLGPRGCGKNAVLELVIEEVLKEYPGTISVIKLNGLLHSDDNCALKEIARQLCMEHQLLFSKMASFDDNTQFMISMLKECGLTHKTVIFVLDEFDLFAQGKQRLLYSLLDAMQSLTSQAVVIGVSSRLDADQLLEKRVRSRFSHRKLLFLPPSKEDLQRLLKHILELPIESSLPHDYVSEFNSSVLNILADERFKQLIDTLTTSDSTCNHLLKFLFSAVRHMNVETGLLSIDNFKAALASIQRQPKLECLNDCSILELYILVCMRRLEVKEQDSYNFNSVMKEYKSIHDSFQTSDYYSRNVCLRAFEHLLARELISFMDHRGHNQSIEFRPAILQKLIDREG; this comes from the exons ATGGGACGGGAAGACCTAGCAAGGGAAGCCCTAATCCTCCTTCGAAACAGACTCTGCAACCCTAGATTCGTCTTCTCTCCTTTCGCCCACTCTCCCGACAGCAACTACAG CAAGTTGAAGTTCATCGTATCGAGCTCGGTCACTGAGGCATCTAACAACTCTGTTCTGCTCCTCGGTCCACGAGGTTGCGGTAAAAATGCG GTGTTAGAGCTTGTCATTGAAGAGGTATTGAAAGAATATCCCGGCACGATATCAGTG ATAAAGCTGAATGGGCTTTTACACAGTGACGACAATTGTGCACTCAAG GAAATTGCTCGACAATTATGCATGGAACATCAACTGTTATTCTCAAAAATG GCATCCTTTGATGATAACACCCAGTTCATGATATCAATGTTAAA GGAATGTGGATTAACACACAAAACAGTCATTTTCGTACTGGATGAATTTGACCTCTTTGCCCAG GGTAAACAACGACTACTTTATAGTTTGCTCGACGCAATGCAATCTCTAACTTCACAAGCTGTTGTAATTGGTGTGAGTTCCCGACTG GATGCTGATCAGCTCTTGGAAAAAAGAGTGAGATCTCGTTTCTCACATAGGAAACTCCTGTTTCTTCCTCCATCGAAGGAAGATTTGCAGAG ACTTCTAAAGCACATTTTGGAGTTACCAATAGAGTCAAGCCTTCCGCATGACTATGTTTCTGAATTCAACTCAAGCGTTCTT AACATACTAGCCGATGAGAGATTCAAACAACTTATTGATACATTAACAACTTCTGATTCCACATGCAACCATCTTTTGAAGTTTCT GTTTTCTGCTGTTCGTCATATGAATGTGGAAACTGGGTTGTTGTCTATTGACAACTTTAAAGCTGCACTTGCTAGCATCCAAAGGCAGCCAAAGCTGGAATGTTTAAATG ATTGCTCCATTCTTGAGCTCTATATACTAGTTTGCATGAGGAGGTTAGAAGTAAAAGAGCAAGACTCGTACAACTTCAATTCTGTAATGAAAG AGTACAAAAGTATACATGATTCATTCCAGACATCGGATTACTATTCTCGGAATGTATGCTTACGG GCATTTGAGCACCTTCTTGCACGTGAATTGATCTCCTTTATGGATCATAGAGGGCACAATCAGTCTATTGAATTTCGCCCG GCAATTCTTCAGAAACTAATCGATCGTGAAGGTTGA
- the LOC131306916 gene encoding conglutin alpha 2-like, giving the protein MKRVPPTVSARKRKAEQTLTLERKRGKRRGQGQRQEVEVHSDVEEDVEVEQHVEVEKDVDVEIHSEVQEDELHAVLREDEPHDNVGEDEPHTEICEDEPHVDVRENERESDQQEDEETTQDRGRGRGRGRGRGQGRGRGQVPYTESAEERNAAALAILDSVLGRTRAMTSTCPYKLRQELVQVQRTLRGTEAAEASIAGPSSDHYSSRYTRCRRRDHT; this is encoded by the exons ATGAAACGAGTTCCTCCTACCGTTTCTGCAAGGAAGAGGAAGGCTGAGCAAACTTTAACTTTGGAAAGGAAACGAGGCAAAAGACGAGGACAAGGGCAAAGGCAAGAGGTTGAGGTACATTCGGACGTAGAGGAGGATGTGGAGGTTGAGCAACATGTTGAGGTAGAGAAGGATGTGGATGTTGAGATACATTCGGAGGTACAGGAGGATGAGCTACATGCTGTTCTACGGGAGGATGAGCCACATGATAATGTAGGGGAGGATGAGCCACATACTGAAATTTGTGAGGATGAGCCACATGTTGATGTACGGGAGAATGAGCGTGAATCCGATCAACAGGAGGACGAG GAAACGACACAAGACAGAGGACGGGGGAGAGGCCGAGGACGGGGGAGAGGACAAGGACGGGGGAGAGGGC AGGTGCCGTATACCGAGAGTGCAGAAGAGCGCAATGCAGCGGCTTTGGCTATTTTGGACAGTGTTTTGGGTCGTACTAGGGCTATGACTTCAACTTGCCCGTATAAACTACGACAAGAACTTGTTCAAGTGCAGAGGACTTTGAGGGGAACAGAGGCTGCTGAAGCGAGCATAGCAGGCCCTAGTTCGGATCATTACTCAAGTCGTTACACTAGGTGCCGGCGCCGTGACCATACCTGA